Proteins from one Podospora pseudoanserina strain CBS 124.78 chromosome 1, whole genome shotgun sequence genomic window:
- a CDS encoding hypothetical protein (COG:S; EggNog:ENOG503PEV2) — translation MLSKTILTIAAALAVLAQTAQASQAPIPGYGVVDIQFDLPIYPGNATSETVPIIGTIEHAVAHMEALYPGWNQSLFKLPSQRHFVYDDSDRNIIPESFNCWGRWKGCSWSAIARGIDYLWQLPIYPMPTNGPGPGNCGRVSCSYDSAIWWCNDNDFSKTVRWINISAGAEYMNGAFGSFWGNKGKCVDSDDGAWQSAGQAFYPGNFNVILNADRC, via the exons atgCTTTCCAAGACCATTCTGACCATCGCTGCCGCCCTGGCCGTCCTGGCCCAGACTGCCCAGGCCTCGCAGGCCCCTATCCCCGGCTACGGAGTCGTCGACATCCAGTTCGACCTGCCCATCTACCCCGGTAACGCCACCAGCGAGACTGTGCCCATCATCGGTACCATTGAGCATGCCGTTGCCCACATGGAAGCTTTATACCCCGGTTGGAACCAGTCTTTGTTCAAGCTGCCCAGTCAGCGTCACTTTGTCTATGATGACTCCGACCGCAACATCATCCCCGAGAGTTTCAACTGCTGGGGCAGATGGAAGGGTTGCTCATGGTCGGCCATTGCGAGAGGAATCGACTACCTCTGGCAACTTCCCATTTACCCTATGCCTACCAACGGCCCTGGACCTGGCAACTGTGGCAGAGTCAGCTGCAGTTACGACTCCGCCATCTGGTGGTGCAATGAT AACGACTTTTCAAAGACTGTGAGATGGATCAACATCTCCGCGGGGGCCGAATACATGAACGGGGCCTTTGGGAGCTTCTGGGGCAACAAGGGGAAGTGTGTGGACTCAGATGATGGCGCCTGGCAGAGCGCGGGTCAGGCGTTCTACCCGGGGAATTTCAACGTCATCCTCAACGCTGACAGGTGCTGA
- the ENT3 gene encoding Epsin-3, clathrin recruitment and traffic between the Golgi and endosome (BUSCO:EOG09263WB5; COG:F; EggNog:ENOG503NTVR), with translation MDLNSLRQTVTNLTLYDVKAGVRKVQNAVMNFTEMEAKVREATNNEPWGASSTQMQEIADGTFNYQTLNEIMPMIYRRFTEKSAEEWRQIYKALQLLEYLIKHGSERVIDDARSHITLLKMLRQFHFIDQNGKDQGVNVRHRAKELAELLGDVDRIRSERKKARAIKGKFVGMQGGSGMGSSSRYGGFGSNSDGYSGGGGGGSSSTYGGDARGVYGDGGGFGGQESSDFGRTQARGEQFEEYDEFDGDERPAGGASSSSAPRVKRDTSERVGVKKTTEPAKKKAPEVDLFSFDEPATTSTPPLAGAPAASSAALTNDDDDDFDDFQSAVPTVAAAPATQFAAPQPVSAPQQANLSGMVAMSSISPPPSSTATPSGNFSAFSTPLSATTLSPAAKPAGFQASTPNYFSSVQAASPAAPVAKPAAAPASFGGLKPVTSGSKPAAPAAGGDAFGSLWSQASVGLKKSTPTGPGPTIGQLAKEKSSAGIWGAASSSPAAAKPAGSKPLGNGLDDLLG, from the exons ATGGATTTGAACAGTCTCCGGCAGACCGTCACCAACCTGACACTTTACGATGTCAAGGCCGGTGTGCGCAAGGTCCAGAATG CCGTCATGAACTTCACCGAGATGGAGGCCAAGGTGCGCGAGGCCACAAATAACGAACCTTGGGGCGCATCCTCGACTCAGATGCAGGAGATTGCGGATGGCACTTTCAACTA CCAAACCCTGAACGAGATTATGCCCATGATCTATCGCCGCTTTACCGAAAAGTCCGCCGAAGAGTGGCGTCAGATCTACAAGGCCCTCCAACTTCTCGAGTACCTGATCAAGCACGGCTCCGAACGCGTTATCGACGATGCTCGCTCCCACATTACTCTGCTCAAAATGCTTCGCCAGTTTCACTTCATTGACCAAAACGGCAAAGACCAGGGTGTTAACGTTCGCCATCGCGCCAAGGAACTTGCTGAGCTTCTTGGGGATGTTGACAGGATCCGGTCGGAGCGCAAGAAGGCACGTGCGATCAAGGGCAAGTTTGTAGGCATGCAGGGTGGCTCTGGAATGGGAAGCAGCAGTCGATATGGTGGCTTTGGGAGCAACTCGGACGGGTACAgtgggggcggcggtggtggcagcagctCGACttatggtggtgatgctAGAGGTGTGTacggggacggtggaggcTTCGGCGGACAAGAAAGCAGCGATTTTGGTCGAACACAAGCACGCGGGGAACAATTTGAGGAGTACGACGagtttgatggggatgaaCGGCCAGCTGGTGGTGCTTCGTCTTCAAGCGCCCCACGGGTGAAGCGAGACACATCCGAAAGAGTCGGTGTTAAGAAAACCACTGAaccggcgaagaagaaggccccTGAGGTCGATCTGTTTTCGTTCGACGAGCCCGCGACAACCTCTACCCCTCCCCTGGCTGGTGCCCCGGCTGCTTCGAGCGCTGCACTCACcaatgatgacgacgacgacttcGACGATTTCCAATCGGCAGTGCcgactgttgctgctgcccctgcgACCCAGTTCGCCGCTCCCCAGCCTGTCTCTGCCCCCCAACAAGCCAACCTGAGCGGCATGGTCGCCATGTCTTCTATCTCTCCGCCGCCAAGCTCAACCGCCACGCCCTCCGGCAACTTTTCGGCCTTCTCAACGCCTTTGTCTGCGACTACTCTCTCCCCTGCTGCGAAGCCAGCAGGGTTCCAAGCCTCTACACCAAACTACTTTTCTTCGGTTCAGGCGgcatctccagcagcacctgTGGCaaagcctgctgctgcccctgccTCCTTCGGCGGGTTGAAGCCAGTCACCAGTGGCTCCAAGCCAGCAGCACCCGCAGCTGGAGGTGACGCTTTCGGTTCTCTCTGGTCTCAAGCCAGTGTAGGCCTCAAGAAGAGTACCCCCACTGGGCCTGGGCCGACAATTGGGCAGCTCgcaaaggagaagagcagTGCTGGCATCTGGGGTGCGGCCAGCTCTTCTCCCGCTGCTGCTAAGCCTGCGGGTAGCAAGCCGCTTGGCAATGGTCTTGATGATTTGCTGGGCTGA
- a CDS encoding hypothetical protein (COG:S; EggNog:ENOG503P0WT): MTARTRSSEGCWTCRLRRKKCDETRPVCEGCSTLGIDCLYSEEKPQWMDGGDWQKARGEWVKQEIKRVAAQRREKRYIKDLEAGVGGIGLDMGRVEVGVITTGTLQLLSGVSVGGGDGGDTVGGVTILPDGEKGSGMGVETDNIPTGAISTDTTAIATPCSSSSPSPSNIPPRHQQTDSADPDGEDHTGIPASERDAHRTMFYLDYVFPFLFPFYRPTLLDFGRGWLLVLLQRNQALFHVAQTMAGYFYGIILSSEDNKDDVPELCKSHNFDAIQREQELGLQWLRRAIQGVVDKGVEGHLKEASEVVACIVQLLTSEVAVGNGWNWRVHLDAAAQLWGETWRFHGMGKVDLGGEEGEREVVCFMMLLLQLGTNPKSFTPMGQPWGTGQATLRFFSAQLLFLDVVGSTALGEGPRLQRWHGHLLDTIGREELERIVGVKVKEKEMDLPHLKLVEFIGLENWVVVAVGQVAALDGYKKERKRMGALSVTELVERARVIQRRIRDGLAGLGEPEVKHACPSSGPVPKDHPLLHFTAQGMISPQSMHSTAVHTRIWAQATLTYLQVVISGWQPASQEIHHSVTETLNLMLYCVPAPACLRVLVWPFTVTGCLAAPEQEQIFRDMVAAMGCLRNFGTIKEGLAIMEHVWANRAQIEQNADQWDIAACLSCLGQPSLLI; encoded by the coding sequence atGACAGCCCGAACGAGATCCTCCGAGGGGTGTTGGACCTGCCGACTCCGCCGCAAAAAGTGCGACGAAACCAGGCCGGTGTGCGAGGGCTGCAGCACGCTGGGGATCGACTGCTTGTACAGCGAGGAAAAGCCACAGTGGATGGACGGCGGGGATTGGCAAAAGGCAAGAGGGGAGTGGGTGAAGCAGGAGATCAAGAGGGTTGCTGcccagaggagggagaagaggtaCATCAAGGATTTGGAGGCCGGTGTTGGGGGGATAGGGTTGGATATGGGaagggttgaggttggcgtCATCACGACGGGGACACTGCAGCTACTATCTGGTGTtagtgttggtggtggtgatggtggcgacACTGTTGGGGGGGTGACAATACTACCAGATGGCGAGAAGGGTAGCGGGATGGGCGTTGAAACTGACAATATCCCAACCGGCGCCATATCAaccgacaccaccgccattgCGACaccttgctcctcctctAGTCCCTCACCTTCAAATATCCCGCcccgtcatcaacaaactGACAGCGCTGACCCAGATGGAGAAGACCACACCGGCATCCCCGCCTCCGAGCGCGACGCCCACAGAACAATGTTCTACCTCGACTAcgtcttccccttcctcttccctttcTACCGCCCTACCCTCCTCGACTTTGGTCGCGGCTGGTTGCTCGTCCTGCTACAGCGCAACCAAGCCCTCTTCCATGTCGCGCAGACAATGGCGGGGTACTTTTACGGTATCATCCTCTCCAGTGAAGACAACAAAGACGACGTCCCCGAGCTGTGCAAGAGCCATAATTTTGACGCCATCCAACGGGAGCAGGAGTTGGGGCTGCAGTGGTTAAGAAGGGCGATTCAGGGGGTCGTCGACAAAGGTGTGGAAGGGCATCTCAAGGAGGCGAGCGAGGTGGTGGCCTGTATTGTTCAGCTACTGACCAGCGAGGTCGCGGTGGGGAATGGATGGAATTGGAGGGTGCATCTTGATGCGGCGGCGCAGTTGTGGGGTGAGACGTGGAGGTTtcatgggatgggaaaggttgatttgggaggggaggagggtgagagggaggtggtgtgtttTATGATGTTGCTTTTACAGCTGGGCACGAATCCAAAGAGCTTTACCCCGATGGGGCAGCCTTGGGGCACGGGGCAGGCCACGTTGCGGTTTTTTAGCGCGcagttgttgtttttggatGTGGTGGGGAGTACGGCTTTGGGTGAGGGGCCGAGGTTGCAGAGGTGGCATGGGCATTTGTTGGATACTAtcgggagggaggagttggaacgGATTGtgggggtgaaggtgaaggagaaggagatggactTGCCGCATTTGAAGTTGGTGGAGTTTATTGGGTTGGAGAAttgggttgtggtggctgttgggcAGGTTGCTGCGCTGGATGGGTAtaagaaggagaggaagaggatgggggcgTTGTCAGTGACGGAATTGGTCGAACGGGCGAGGGTGATTCAGAGGAGGATTCGGGATGGGTTGGCGGGATTGGGAGAGCCGGAGGTTAAACATGCTTGCCCATCCAGCGGGCCTGTGCCGAAAGACCATCCGCTGTTGCATTTCACGGCACAGGGCATGATTTCACCTCAATCTATGCACAGTACTGCTGTACATACGAGAATCTGGGCTCAGGCAACGTTGACATATCTCCAAGTGGTCATTTCTGGGTGGCAGCCAGCAAGTCAAGAGATACACCACTCGGTCACAGAGACTCTTAATCTGATGCTTTATTGCGTTCCAGCACCAGCCTGTCTCAGAGTATTGGTTTGGCCATTCACTGTTACCGGATGTCTGGCTGCTCCAGAACAGGAGCAAATATTCCGGGATATGGTCGCCGCCATGGGGTGCTTGAGGAATTTTGGCACCATCAAAGAGGGACTGGCCATCATGGAGCACGTATGGGCAAACCGGGCCCAGATCGAGCAAAATGCAGACCAGTGGGATATCGCCGCATGTTTGAGTTGTCTGGGTCAGCCTTCGCTCCTGATCTGA
- a CDS encoding hypothetical protein (EggNog:ENOG503Q3XV; COG:S), with translation MASPRVTLFLSIPFMIIGFLLSRSPSMMTSVSPSKPWADGPMKLITTPQFQTKKTDIFTSGATHMALLHNSILRGYNSIYHQAPLLLDQDKADFIGYALAWYRFVKSHHDDEEASLFTKVEELLQDKTVFEETHHEHESFLAGLAEFEKYLSGLQSPTDFSADELLQIMSTFQEPFEKHFHSEISTIAKFSEHPNAPKEGTPENTAAAATFKAWGKSTVTKAGMTDVVPFFLLNLDHTVEDGMWAHWPPMPAPIKWGLINIAGAFHSGWWKFASCDANGQPQELWAYRAAAIKSQKEEQARA, from the exons atGGCGAGCCCGAGAGTAACTCTGTTTCTCTCTATTCCGTTCATGATTATTGGCTTTCTGCTGAGCCGCTCACCGTCCATGATGACCTCTgtttccccctccaaaccttGGGCTGATGGGCCCATGAAGCTCATCACTACGCCCCAGTTCCAGACCAAGAAGACTGATATCTTCACATCGGGAGCCACCCATATGGCTTTGCTCCATAACTCCATCCTCCGCGGCTACAATTCCATCTACCACCAGGCTCCGCTGCTGCTCGACCAGGACAAGGCCGACTTCATCGGCTATGCCCTCGCTTGGTATCGCTTCGTGAAGTCACACcacgatgatgaagaggcaTCTCTCTTCaccaaggtggaggagctgctgCAGGACAAGACGGTGTTTGAGGAGACTCATCACGAGCACG AATCTTTCCTTGCCGGCCTAGCTGAGTTTGAGAAGTACCTCTCCGGCCTCCAATCTCCCACCGACTTCTCCGCCGACGAGCTTTTGCAAATCATGAGCACATTCCAAGAGCCTTTCGAGAAACATTTCCACAGCGAGATATCCACCATTGCCAAGTTCTCCGAGCACCCCAATGCGCCGAAGGAGGGCACCCCCGAGAACACTGCCGCGGCGGCTACATTCAAGGCATGGGGCAAGAGCACTGTTACCAAGGCCGGCATGACGGATGTCGtgcccttcttcctcctcaacttggACCATACGGTCGAGGATGGGATGTGGGCCCACTGGCCTCCCATGCCGGCACCGATCAAATGGGGCTTGATCAACATCGCGGGGGCTTTCCActcggggtggtggaagtttGCGTCTTGTGATGCGAATGGTCAACCGCAAGAGCTGTGGGCTTATCGTGCTGCGGCTATCAAGTCacaaaaggaggagcaggccaGGGCTTAG
- a CDS encoding hypothetical protein (EggNog:ENOG503P5G4; COG:S): MASTKPFIRVRKAELADTDAIVRIHYEAFDDDVMNQLMHPGGATEASRKRFGERVFPRPQSDEELAKNGETILNVAEYFPEGPDGPGEVVAFSKWVLHRNPRTEEQWMSEDYVPTVENFGEGADLSVINAFIGELNRKQRDHAKGEAALFLGILACSPDRQRLGAGSALVKWGTDLADSLRLPTRLESSPVGYAVYRKFGFEDVDVLDMKVKETWGVTKEEGRYWGENNAVALAGPVPEGVMRSVIMRRPVKRRGSAA; encoded by the exons ATGGCTTCCACCAAACCCTTCATTCGAGTCCGCAAAGCCGAACTGGCCGATACTGATGCCATTGTCCGAATCCACTACGAAGCCTTTGACGATGATGTTATGAACCAGCTCATGCATCCGGGTGGTGCCACAGAAGCCTCGCGGAAAAGGTTCGGGGAGCGGGTTTTTCCCAGACCCCAATCAGATGAAGAGCTAGCGAAGAATGGAGAGACTATCTTAAACGTTGCTGAATACTTTCCCGAGGGCCCTGATGGGCCTGGTGAAGTGGTTGCTTTCTCCAAGTGGGTTCTTCACCGAAACCCTCGGACGGAAGAACAGTGGATGTCGGAGGACTATGTGCCCACTGTCGAGaactttggcgagggcgcTGATCTTTCCGTGATCAATGCTTTTATTGGAGAGTTGAACAGGAAGCAGAGGGACCACGCGAAGGGCGAAGCAGCTTTGT TCCTCGGTATCCTTGCTTGCAGCCCGGACCGACAGCGACTGGGCGCCGGATCGGCCCTTGTGAAGTGGGGAACCGATCTTGCCGACAGCCTTAGGCTTCCCACCAGGCTCGAGTCTTCTCCTGTTGGATATGCCGTTTACCGGAAGTTTGGGTTCGAAGATGTGGACGTTTTGGACATGAAGGTCAAGGAAACATGGGGCGTCACCAAAGAAGAGGGTCGGTACTGGGGGGAGAACAACGCTGTAGCACTTGCCGGGCCAGTACCCGAGGGTGTGATGCGGTCTGTTATCATGAGGCGGCCTGTCAAGCGTAGAGGTAGTGCTGCATGA
- a CDS encoding hypothetical protein (EggNog:ENOG503P1A1; COG:S): MDPVSGAASIIAIIQIADKVIRACKADEFSALETLAASDGPLESCQKAMMDLERLLPPYQSSGPTATGAKYSKAKTVLSSLAWPFKEGKATKLLDEIKQHKGTILLALTTDTAYVRLLCVHFEYY, from the exons ATGGATCCAGTTAGTGGTGCTGCAagcatcatcgccatcatccaGATCGCCGACAAAGTCATACGAGCGTGCAAAGC CGATGAATTTAGTGCCCTTGAAACACTGGCAGCCTCAGATGGGCCCCTTGAGAGCTGCCAGAAGGCGATGATGGATTTGGAGCGGCTTCTACCTCCCTACCAAAGCTCTGGTCCAACAGCAACCGGTGCAAAGTATTCGAAGGCCAAGACTGTCCTGTCGTCTTTGGCGTGGCCGTtcaaggaggggaaggcgaCCAAGTTGCTTGATGAAATTAAACAGCACAAGGGCACAATATTGCTAGCTCTAACAACGGATACGGCGTATGTACGGTTGCTATGCGTCCATTTCGAGTATTACTGA
- a CDS encoding hypothetical protein (EggNog:ENOG503PP9K) produces MDTRSLRPQGFLGYFFLVVRILSIVASGLVVGFTVNFIVAFNKAGLGLPPTIVALVALTSTALLYTLVTITSFSRRFVPYIATIVLDFVLLIPAVTVTVLLAQPVTKRSCAAIAPSTTFTITVPPNTSFGQTTFPSNTNGKEACYRVLAIWISLIVLSALFILSTLSSFLLQLRERKLQRQEYDFNENSSDPLNRPGTDFFTQRPITIISNPSRDYSTGRKPKNKWDSFGDWDRDLDEKKSQWRPESQRIDSWNTASSTTLPYKTKDEIPRSNTRGYRPRNNRLDSPTLPNRPSDLAKAYRAYRTTGATPTSPSTRPRSRQRGLPGNPQ; encoded by the exons ATGGACACCAGATCGCTACGGCCTCAGGGCTTTCTCGGTTACTTCTTTCTCGTTGTGCGGATTCTGTCGATAGTTGCTTCGGGGCTTGTTGTAGGGTTCACGGTCAACTTCATAGTTGCTTTCAACAAAGCAGGACTTGGGCTGCCGCCAACAATTGTGGCATTAGTGGCTTTG ACCAGCACAGCACTACTCTACACCCTAGTCACTATTACGAGCTTCAGTCGGCGATTCGTCCCATATATCGCCACTATAGTTCTGGATTTCGTCCTTCTTATTCCAGCTGTAACTGTCACAGTACTCCTGGCCCAGCCCGTGACCAAAAGGTCATGCGCCGCCATCGCTCCTTCAACCACCTTCACAATTACCGTGCCACCCAATACCTCATTCGGCCAAACAACATtcccatccaacaccaacgggAAAGAGGCCTGCTACCGGGTACTCGCCATCTGGATCTCCCTCATCGTCCTTTCTGCCCTGTTCATCCTCAGCACGCTTTCCTCCTTCCTACTCCAACTGCGCGAGCGCAAGCTTCAACGACAGGAATACGACTTTAACGAAAATTCGTCCGACCCTCTCAACCGCCCCGGCACCGATTTCTTCACCCAAcgtcccatcaccatcatctccaacccctctAGGGATTATTCCACTGGCCGCAAGCCCAAAAACAAATGGGACAGCTTCGGCGACTGGGATCGCGACCTCGACGAGAAAAAGTCCCAATGGCGCCCAGAAAGTCAAAGAATCGACAGCTGGAAcaccgccagcagcaccacccttccATACAAAACCAAAGACGAAATTCCCCGCTCCAACACAAGGGGATACCGCCCCCGCAACAACCGTCTCGACTCCCCtaccctccccaaccgccccTCCGACCTCGCCAAAGCCTACCGTGCCTACCGCACCACCGGAGCgactcccacctccccctccacccgcccCCGCTCTCGACAGCGAGGTCTACCGGGTAACCCCCAGTAG